From the genome of Fusarium keratoplasticum isolate Fu6.1 chromosome 11, whole genome shotgun sequence, one region includes:
- a CDS encoding NmrA domain-containing protein, giving the protein MSSQNNNTPTVFVVGATGAQGIPVVRHLVKDGAYKVRFLTRDADSPRAKALIALGNVEPLVGTFASEEDLRKGFRGAQYAFINIDGFNCGEKTETFWAIRSYELALEEGIRFFVYGNLDFSYKKSGYDPKFRTGHYDGKGRIAEWILQQNKDTKNAARMGAAIFTTGPYMTMSIAAHTPMSPRVEDGVVTWRVPLGDGAVCHVDLDDCGHYVRWLFEHQERANGMDLEVAIDLIGYDDLAKAFEKVSGHPAQYIDTDLETYWTSGPLGDGSPSSAYNSDLNDPAAMTMRQNFTGFWNIWKASGGNKGLIQRDFELLDEIHPGRVKSAEEWFRKEEKKGIEQGLGSLWDRVNNLRPVLKLVEDRRKGRL; this is encoded by the coding sequence ATGTCGTCTCAAAATAACAACACCCCCACAGTCTTTGTCGTTGGTGCAACCGGCGCACAAGGCATTCCTGTTGTTCGCCACCTTGTCAAAGATGGCGCTTACAAAGTCCGCTTCCTAACGCGCGATGCCGATTCCCCACGAGCAAAAgccctcatcgccctcggAAACGTCGAGCCCCTTGTTGGGACCTTTGCCAGCGAGGAAGACCTCCGGAAGGGCTTCCGTGGTGCGCAGTATGCGTTCATCAACATTGATGGGTTCAATTGTGGAGAGAAGACGGAGACGTTCTGGGCTATACGAAGCTATGAGCTCGCTCTCGAAGAAGGCATCAGGTTCTTCGTCTATGGAAACCTTGACTTTTCGTATAAGAAGAGTGGATATGATCCAAAGTTCCGGACTGGCCATTACGACGGCAAAGGTCGAATTGCGGAATGGATCTTGCAACAGAACAAGGATACGAAAAATGCGGCACGAATGGGCGCTGCCATTTTCACTACTGGGCCATACATGACAATGTCCATTGCGGCGCATACTCCCATGAGTCCTCGGGTCGAGGATGGAGTCGTCACATGGAGAGTTCcccttggagatggtgctGTGTGTCACGTTGACCTGGATGATTGTGGACACTATGTCCGCTGGCTGTTTGAGCACCAAGAAAGAGCCAATGGAATGGATCTCGAGGTTGCTATTGACCTGATCGGCTACGAcgacctggccaaggcctttgAGAAGGTGTCTGGCCACCCAGCCCAATATATCGACACCGACCTCGAAACTTACTGGACTTCAGGtcctcttggagatggatccCCTAGTAGCGCATACAACTCTGACCTCAATGATCCCGCCGCAATGACAATGCGCCAGAACTTTACCGGGTTTTGGAACATTTGGAAGGCGTCTGGAGGAAACAAGGGTTTAATCCAGCGAGACTTTGAACTTCTGGATGAGATTCACCCTGGAAGAGTCAAGTCGGCCGAGGAATGGTTCagaaaggaggagaagaagggaatTGAACAAGGCCTGGGAAGTCTCTGGGATAGGGTCAACAATCTCAGGCCTGTGttgaagcttgtcgaggatcGACGGAAGGGTCGTCTATGA
- a CDS encoding Amidohydro-3 domain-containing protein, giving the protein MPLVSMLRCAGALIATGMVSYATAKGPPNRPGRPVADFVFQNGSIYTLNAASSKVSSLAVKDGEIIYVGNDAKVAPLIGNATQVVDLEGRMVMPGFVDPHMHVLQAGQDLLKCNFNYQRLNVEQILEHLQTCLDSDPDSTDDDWLDGVALNYIPLALSGETLTKEELDTLNTNRPVFVRSSDYHTFVLNSRALALSNITASTPNPPGGIIEHVSGSQEPSGVLLDGANILIAGPPRPSEEQNADAGRAALQILRENGITTWQDALATNEHWGPWQIIKEQGELSSRGYFDYRIQPPSTLEEVDAVVDETVELLASRNDNTTIGPNPTLKWQSIKALLDGIMPYSARTAANTDPYWLPTNGTNGTVEWAPDPDELARTYWEADILSKTLGGLFLKGVDAQLHTDGDRAVHISLDAAEDYRRAHPDAPPIRLALAHASLTLEEDWPRFAELGVDAVFSFQWSQLAPMWVPETLLSLGEYRMDNLDAYARIEEAGRPPVYGSDWPVDPLDIWLALKAGVTRRGDPENPNSPASIGEDYRGPFPGRGITRESALRAMTINPARLLRADKQIGSLEKGKVADIIVLEKNYFEVPEEELGRNRVLLTMVGGEVVYVEDSAQTTFAQEITPKFPNDNEAAVRMARRSLGGVGGRNLGEEGRAEMARLMKRGECGHGSHAHKH; this is encoded by the exons ATGCCGCTTGTCTCAATGCTACGATGCGCTGGGGCACTCATAGCCACGGGCATGGTGTCCTACGCCACCGCCAAGGGACCACCCAATCGTCCAGGACGTCCTGTTGCCGACTTTGTTTTCCAGAATGGATCCATCTATACCCTTAACGCGGCATCGAGCAAGGTCAGCTCTCTGGCCGTCAAGGACGGAGAAATCATCTACGTTGGTAACGACGCCAAGGTCGCGCCCCTGATCGGGAACGCAACGCAGGTCGTGGACCTGGAAGGCCGCATGGTTATGCCTGGCTTCGTGGATCCGCATATGCACGTCTTGCAAGCTGGGCAGGATCTGCTCAAATGCAACTTCAACTATCAACGACTCAACGTGGAGCAGATTCTCGAGCACTTGCAGACCTGTCTCGATAGCGACCCAGACAGCACTGACGATGACTGGCTTGACGGCGTTGCCCTCAACTACATTCCTCTGGCCCTCTCTGGCGAGACGCTTACCAAGGAAGAACTTGACACTTTGAACACAAACCGCCCCGTCTTTGTTCGTTCCAGCGATTACCATACCTTTGTTCTCAACTCTCGGGCTCTGGCTCTGTCCAACATCACTGCGAGCACTCCCAATCCCCCTGGTGGGATTATCGAGCACGTTTCGGGATCCCAGGAACCATCCGGAGTGCTCCTAGATGGCGCCAATATTCTCATTGCTGGGCCTCCGCGGCCTTCCGAAGAGCAGAATGCCGATGCCGGCCGCGCTGCGCTCCAGATTCTACGCGAGAACGGCATTACAACCTGGCAAGATGCACTGGCGACCAACGAGCACTGGGGTCCGTGgcagatcatcaaggagcagGGCGAACTTAGCTCGCGCGGGTATTTTGACTACCGCATCCAGCCCCCATCGACGctggaagaggttgatgcGGTAGTCGATGAGACGGTAGAGTTGCTCGCATCTCGTaacgacaacaccaccatcggTCCCAATCCAACGCTGAAATGGCAGTCGATCAAGGCACTCTTGGATGGCATCATGCCCTATTCCGCTAGGACGGCCGCCAATACGGATCCTTACTGGCTTCCTACCAATGGTACAAACGGTACTGTAGAGTGGGCGCCTGACCCGGACGAGTTGGCCCGCACGTATTGGGAGGCCGACATTCTCTCCAAGACCCTCGGAGGCTTGTTCCTTAAGGGGGTCGACGCGCAGCTGCACACCGACGGTGACAGGGCTGTCCACATCAGCTTGGATGCGGCAGAAGACTACCGTAGAGCTCACCCAGACGCACCTCCGATCCGTCTCGCCCTGGCCCATgcttccttgaccttggaggaggactGGCCGCGCTTTGCCGAacttggcgttgatgccGTCTTCAGTTTCCAATGGTCCCAGCTCGCCCCAATGTGGGTGCCTGAAACGCTGCTGAGCCTGGGTGAGTACCGGATGGATAATTTGGACGCGTATGCGCGCATCGAGGAGGCTGGAAGGCCACCTGTATATGGTAGTGACTGGCCT GTCGATCCTCTTGACATCTGGTTGGCCCTGAAGGCGGGAGTGACTCGCAGAGGTGACCCGGAGAACCCCAACTCGCCGGCGTCCATCGGCGAAGACTATAGGGGCCCCTTCCCTGGTCGCGGCATCACTCGCGAGTCCGCTCTTCGAGCCATGACAATCAACCCCGCCAGACTCCTACGAGCTGATAAGCAGATTGGATCGCTGGAGAAAGGCAAGGTTGCAGATATCATCGTGCTTGAGAAGAACTACTTCGAAGTGCCGGAAGAGGAGTTGGGTCGGAACCGAGTACTCCTCACCATGGTAGGTGGAGAGGTTGTCTACGTCGAGGATAGTGCGCAGACGACCTTTGCCCAAGAGATCACGCCAAAGTTTCCCAACGACAATGAGGCTGCTGTCAGGATGGCGCGCAGGTCGCTGGGTGGTGTCGGTGGTAGGAATCTGGGTGAAGAAGGGCGCGCCGAGATGGCTAGGCTGATGAAGCGAGGAGAGTGTGGCCACGGTTCGCACGCGCATAAGCATTAG
- a CDS encoding MFS domain-containing protein produces the protein MTAAQDNRQLADSKEAPDFAHVNSVLEDEKPSAVEERDYTGTAKKTDPEEIRLVRKLDLWIMPCLCLMYFLNYVDRNAIAQARLNNLEEDLNMTGTEFNTTVSILFVGYVLMQVPSNMLITKVRPGIYMSAWMLVWAVVSGCTALVKNYQGLLVCRFFLGITEAPFYPGATYILSIFYTRKEVASRIALLYCAQILATGFSGLIAAGIFAGMDGLKGIEGWRWLFIVEGAATGLVSLIGFVLLPNTPLTTHWLNEREKQLAHSRMEKDKLSDASDEKASSWEGLKQACSDKRTWLFCLMQNFHLSACSFNSFFPTVVKTLGFNTTITLVMTCPPFIFAGAAGIGFGWSSGRFHERTWHITAGLSIAIAGFALAAATLNTAARYVACFIFPVGAYAVNSVIIGWAASTLSQTKEKKAVVLAMTNVGGQIGYIYGAYLWPKSDGPRYGIGFGASAGFAFCSIVCAWCIRILLVRENRRIRASTSEHVNLYGY, from the exons ATGACAGCCGCGCAAGACAATCGTCAGCTTGCTGACTCCAAGGAGGCGCCAGACTTTGCGCATGTCAACAGTGTGCTTGAAGATGAGAAGCCTTCGGCAGTGGAAGAGCGGGACTACACAGGCACCGCGAAGAAGACAGATCCTGAGGAGATCCGTCTCGTGAGGAAACTCGATCTCTGGATCATG CCATGCCTCTGCCTCATGTATTTCCTTAACTACGTCGATCGAAATGCCATCGCCCAGGCCCGACTTAACAATCTCGAGGAAGATCTCAACATGACTGGCACCGAGTTCAACACAACTGTTTCAAT TCTGTTTGTCGGCTACGTCTTGATGCAGGTCCCCAGCAACATGTTGATCACCAAGGTCAGGCCGGGTATCTACATGAGCGCATGGATGTTGGTCTGGGCAGTTGTTTCTG GATGCACAGCGCTTGTCAAGAACTATCAGGGTCTCTTGGTTTGCCGATTCTTCCTCGGTATCACCGAAGCGCCT TTCTACCCAGGAGCCACCTACATCCTGTCCATTTTCTACACCAGAAAAG AGGTCGCCTCTCGAATCGCTCTTCTGTACTGCGCCCAGATCCTTGCGACCGGCTTCTCTGGACTCATTGCCGCTGGTATCTTTGCCGGTATGGACGGTCTCAAGGGAATCgagggatggagatg gctcttcatcgtcgagggTGCCGCGACTGGCCTCGTGTCTCTCATTGGCTTTGTCCTTCTCCCCAACACTCCCCTCACGACCCACTGGCTCAACGAGCGCGAGAAGCAACTTGCCCACTCTCGCATGGAGAAAGATAAGCTCTCTGATGCTTCTGATGAgaaggcttcttcttgggagggTCTCAAGCAGGCTTGCTCTGATAAGAGGACTTGGCTCTTCTGTCTTATGCAGAATTTCCATCTGTCAGCTTGCTCATTCAACTCTTTCTTCCCTAC TGTGGTCAAGACCCTCGGTTTCAACACAACCATCACCCTTGTCATGACCTGCCCTCCATTCATCTTCGCTGGTGCCGCTGGCATTGGATTTGGATGGAGCTCTGGCCGCTTCCACGAGCGCACATGGCACATTACTGCCGGTCTTAGCATTGCCATCGCCGGTTTCGCTCTTGCTGCTGCAACCTTGAACACAGCTGCTCGCTACGTGGCttgcttcatcttccccGTGGGTGCTTATGCTGTCAACTCTGTTATTATCGGATGGGCCGCATCTACTCTGTCTCAGacaaaggagaagaaggct GTTGTTCTGGCAATGACCAATGTTGGTGGCCAGATCGGTTACATCTATGGTGCCTACCTCTGGCCTAAGAGCGACGGACCCCGATATGGCATTGGTTTTGGTGCATCCGCCGGCTTCGCCTTCTGCTCCATCGTCTGTGCTTGGTGCATCCGAATCCTTCTTGTTCGGGAGAACCGAAGGATCCGGGCTTCCACTTCCGAGCATGTCAACCTTTACGGATACTAA
- a CDS encoding MFS domain-containing protein: MTDSDSPKADTAVDLREEYVPVPCSYSCRLLLTSSLSSSVGKLPPAADTTQVHLDPAAEARLRRRIDLHILPIVSILYLFCFIDRSNIGNARLAGFEQDLGMKGIDYNATLSLFYVSYIIFEIPSNILCKIIGPGWFLPILTILFGGCSVANAFVTNVPQAMAIRFLLGIFEAGMLPGIAYYLSRWYRASELVFRIACYIVTAALAGAFGALLASAILTMDSFGSLRTWRMIFGIEGMITMALGLISLFILTDSPATARWLTAEEKKLAEDRLRSERVSQSQVLDRIDKKKLLRGIINPVTMATSVAFFFNNITVQGLSVFAPTIVRTIYSDRSVVQQQLYTAPPYIVGAFFTLLVPYFSWKLDNRQIFLALCSIPTAVGYIMFLASKDLMVRYAAFFFVAALIFSYAPLSNGQVSANVVSDTARSSAIGWNVMIGNIGGLIAMWSFLPSDGPDYPIGNGINLAGQVVIMSVMYLTLLWMKRDNRGRDTRQREAEAALGNVDAEGIEDLDWKHPRFRWRI, encoded by the exons ATGACCGATTCTGACTCACCAAAGGCAGACACTGCCGTCGACCTGCGTGAAGAGTATGTCCCTGTCCCGTGTTCATATTCTTGTCGACTGTTACTCACatcctctctttcttctaGTGTTGGGAAACTACCCCCGGCCGCCGACACGACCCAGGTTCATCTTGACCCAGCCGCTGAGGCCCGACTTCGAAGGAGAATTGACCTACACATCCTGCCGATTGTCAGCATCCTCTACTTATTCTGCTTTATCGACCGTTCAAATATCG GAAATGCTCGTCTAGCCGGTTTCGAGCAAGACTTGGGGATGAAGGGGATCGACTACAACGCCACCCTTTCCTTGTTCTATGTCTCTTATATCATATTCGAAATCCCCTCCAACATCCTCTGCAAGATCATCGGGCCTGGCTGGTTCTTGCCGATTTTGACCATCCTCTTTGGTGGCTGCTCAGTTGCAAATGCTTTTGTGACAAACGTGCCGCAGGCCATGGCTATTCGCTTCCTTCTGGGCATCTTCGAAGCTGGAATGCTACCTGGCATTGCCTATTACCTCTCGCGATGGTATCGAGCGTCTGAACTGGTCTTCCGAATCGCTTGTTACATCGTAACAGCCGCTTTAGCTGGAGCATTTGGTGCCTTGCTTGCGTCGGCTATCCTCACCATGGATAGCTTCGGATCTCTTCGTACCTGGCGGATGATATTTGGCATCGAGGGCATGATCACCATGGCGCTTGGCCTGATCTCTCTATTCATCTTGACCGACAGCCCTGCCACGGCTCGCTGGCTTAcggcagaggagaagaagctcgccgaggacCGTTTGCGATCCGAGCGGGTTAGCCAGTCACAGGTTCTGGATCGaatcgacaagaagaagctcctcagGGGTATTATCAACCCAGTGACGATGGCAACCTCtgtggccttcttcttcaataACATCACGGTCCAAGGCCTTAGCGTGTTTGCTCCAACGATTGTACGCACAATTTATAGCGACCGGAGTGTGGTTCAGCAACAGCTCTATACTGCGCCACCGTATATTGTTGGGGCCTTCTTCACGCTTCTGGTGCCATATTTCAGCTGGAAACTTGACAACCGACAAATTTTCTTGGCCCTATGCTCGATACCTACCGCTGTTGGCTATATCATGTTCCTCGCATCCAAGGACTTGATGGTGAGGTACGCAGCCTTTTTCTTCGTGGCTGCCCTCATCTTTTCCTACGCGCCTCTGTCAAATGGCCAGGTCTCTGCCAATGTCGTTTCCGATACAGCTCGATCATCTGCGATCGGATGGAACGTTATGATAGGGAACATTGGTGGGCTCATTGCAATGTGGTCGTTTCTACCCTCCGATGGCCCCGACTATCCGATTGGTAACGGGATAAACCTGGCCGGGCAGGTCGTCATAATGTCTGTTATGTATTTGACCTTGTTGTGGATGAAGCGGGATAATAGAGGAAGGGATACAAGGCAAAGGGAGGCGGAAGCGGCGTTGGGCAACGTTGATGCCGAGGGCATTGAAGATCTAGACTGGAAGCACCCGCGTTTTCGGTGGAGAATTTAg
- a CDS encoding HET domain-containing protein yields the protein MTRWHKPTCKAPLIVVQKGTPWCKTCGAAPDLKGLILQQKTTSPFTPPPRDEPLGQLNLYWPPSVPYVTTAGTKPATKPNGPATSNGKLPISPVYPSRLAPDEFRLIALSAPFSTDDPIHIDLEVYKNERCPEYEATSYTWAGENGDGSFTMPIYIGPWWDVLIQTKNCWSMLRLMRPLKGCRMIWVDAICINQNDISERDAQVSKMSQIYSACRSVYLYLGATPTTQPYPLRRQLQLTDGKPVQTPGVPDYRVDLAGLLQKRYFSRMWVIQELILSRQAVFQLGDVEYWMNSSTIRSISSSSPLKWEQTKAPWLEYLGQQTFNNQGLFKTLRAVSKSQCTDPRDKIFGIMALVGNNPSSGFSFQANYGISCQHMFFGVFAYALLNMRNIDVLRNAAAMDSAGQCPSWMPNWKAPGPNWIFKAPDVNIPKWQSSTFEAWWAKLRSREGTVFLNVSAGPAQWKTEHEIESDRDRLPSSDLKPGQFTLYALRQSCSAYVKRPWFLDATVNSANGTLGINLIRLLTIPSVPEFVQELSGLWLFKIQAPAVSKTSRPVSLYLTTTMRLDKYVKPGRDHVFILDEGNSSCLFLVLREAADGKTFTLLTCCYHASFQSSSEYLPASSKMRSVVDKKRVLESQSDKDSKLSTLLGKSVYLNDLQISLHETLQSIDISQSIYRHGSSLCRLFLRNQAEWQPGTINEAKVMLAFQGIFNDSRGSKPGFIEAYLACVDPRFAPKLRGDYVEVTVQSKDRKLFNKDCTELYTEWGYNGKDWAKGGKWLDAKDAKPVLLRASHAALRDAARHTTIFKTLSKVSPAARKTRQDEVMMARRGPHKQLWEDHFVALPRWPADIVSDFKIDGSTVRVNIA from the coding sequence ATGACTCGTTGGCATAAACCCACATGCAAGGCACCACTTATTGTGGTCCAGAAAGGGACTCCTTGGTGCAAGACTTGTGGTGCTGCACCAGACCTCAAAGGTCTCATCCTACAACAAAAGACCACCAGCCCTTTCACACCACCACCTCGTGATGAGCCCCTGGGACAACTGAACCTCTACTGGCCTCCTTCGGTCCCTTATGTCACAACAGCAGGGACTAAACCAGCCACCAAACCGAATGGCCCCGCCACGAGCAACGGCAAACTGCCTATATCGCCGGTTTACCCATCCAGGCTGGCCCCGGATGAGTTTCGCTTGATTGCTCTTTCAGCACCATTCAGCACCGATGACCCCATCCACATCGATCTTGAAGTGTACAAGAACGAGAGATGCCCCGAGTATGAGGCCACATCCTACACCTGGGCCGGAGAAAACGGAGATGGCTCCTTCACCATGCCGATCTACATCGGCCCTTGGTGGGATGTCTTGATACAGACGAAGAATTGCTGGTCAATGCTTCGACTTATGCGACCCTTGAAGGGATGCCGAATGATCTGGGTAGATGCTATTTGCATCAACCAGAATGACATCAGCGAGCGCGATGCCCAGGTCTCCAAGATGTCGCAAATCTACTCGGCTTGTCGATCTGTCTATCTCTATCTCGGCGCCACACCAACGACACAGCCATACCCTCTGCGACGACAGCTTCAGTTGACCGATGGGAAGCCTGTACAAACCCCCGGTGTACCAGACTATAGAGTTGATTTGGCTGGTCTTCTTCAAAAACGATACTTCAGTCGCATGTGGGTGATTCAAGAACTCATACTTTCCCGGCAAGCTGTCTTTCAGCTGGGCGACGTGGAGTATTGGATGAACTCTTCAACGATCCGGTCTATCTCTTCTAGTTCTCCCTTGAAGTGGGAGCAGACGAAGGCCCCTTGGCTTGAGTACCTGGGCCAGCAGACCTTCAACAACCAAGGCTTGTTCAAGACTCTCCGAGCAGTTTCCAAGTCGCAGTGCACCGACCCTCGCGACAAGATCTTTGGAATCATGGCATTGGTTGGCAACAATCCTTCCTCGGGTTTCAGCTTCCAGGCGAACTACGGAATTTCGTGTCAGCACATGTTCTTTGGCGTTTTTGCATACGCGCTTCTCAACATGAGGAACATTGACGTCTTGCGCAATGCCGCAGCTATGGATTCCGCGGGCCAATGCCCGTCCTGGATGCCGAACTGGAAGGCTCCTGGGCCCAACTGGATCTTCAAGGCACCAGATGTGAACATTCCGAAGTGGCAATCCTCTACTTTCGAGGCTTGGTGGGCCAAGCTCCGCAGCCGAGAGGGCACCGTCTTCCTGAACGTGAGTGCTGGCCCCGCGCAGTGGAAGACAGAGCATGAGATTGAAAGTGATCGGGATCGTCTTCCAAGCTCGGATTTGAAGCCAGGCCAGTTCACTCTGTATGCCCTCCGTCAAAGTTGTAGTGCGTATGTCAAGAGACCTTGGTTCCTCGATGCCACAGTCAACTCTGCAAATGGCACTCTTGGAATCAACCTGATTCGCCTCCTCACGATCCCTTCGGTTCCCGAGTTTGTCCAAGAGTTGTCTGGGCTATGGCTGTTCAAGATCCAAGCCCCGGCGGTGTCCAAGACTAGTCGCCCTGTGAGCCTCTATCTTACCACCACTATGCGACTGGACAAGTACGTCAAACCCGGACGCGATCACGTATTTATCCTGGACGAAGGAAACTCATCTTGCCTGTTCTTGGTTTTGAGAGAGGCTGCCGATGGCAAGACGTTCACGCTCTTGACATGCTGCTATCACGCCAGTTTCCAATCCTCATCTGAGTATCTACCGGCGTCGTCTAAGATGCGTTCTGTCGTCGATAAGAAACGCGTACTGGAGTCTCAGAGCGACAAGGACTCTAAGCTTTCTACTCTGCTTGGAAAGAGTGTATACCTCAATGATCTCCAGATCAGTCTTCACGAGACTCTTCAGTCGATCGACATCTCTCAGTCCATTTATCGCCATGGCTCATCACTCTGCAGACTCTTCCTACGGAATCAAGCAGAGTGGCAGCCTGGCACCATCAATGAGGCGAAGGTTATGCTGGCTTTCCAGGGCATCTTCAATGACTCTCGGGGCTCCAAGCCTGGATTCATCGAGGCTTATCTTGCTTGCGTAGACCCGCGGTTTGCGCCAAAGCTACGGGGCGACTACGTCGAGGTCACAGTCCAATCCAAGGACCGGAAGCTGTTCAACAAGGATTGCACAGAGCTGTACACAGAATGGGGCTACAACGGCAAGGATTGGGCCAAGGGCGGCAAGTGGTTGGATGCAAAGGACGCAAAGCCCGTTCTACTAAGAGCTTCGCACGCTGCTTTGAGAGACGCGGCCCGGCATACaaccatcttcaagaccCTTTCCAAGGTTAGCCCCGCTGCACGAAAGACACGACAGGATGaagtgatgatggcgaggcgCGGCCCGCATAAGCAGTTGTGGGAGGATCACTTTGTGGCTCTGCCCAGGTGGCCAGCTGACATTGTCTCTGATTTCAAGATTGATGGAAGTACTGTTCGGGTTAACATTGCTTGA
- a CDS encoding AA-TRNA-LIGASE-II-ALA domain-containing protein → MAVTESVSTGRVVGALACQLDSYLRTLDTEVVSCVKAPAEASKGSKKKKQEAAPQDEWLIECADSVLFPEGGGQPSDHGTITLLSGSDQTPIPIKNVQRHGLRCVIYSPQPLSPGDKIRQEVDWARRWDHMQQHTGQHLLSAIMMNDHGLKTLGWGMGAAGTMNYVDIPRKPTEEEIQSIQSRCNQFIRDNLPIKVETPDDAKHEKLPGDYDKSEGVVRVIHIGDIDINTCCGTHLSQTSHVSLVIIGSTQSVHGKNCRLSFMTGDRAVSLANASVGAVGSIAKLMSSSSAPIEVLAKTSTMCDTVTELRRVERKLMLEIAKYESDRVNTVIRSGKNAWVHRSDGGMDFINKIIGETKETVQGTGHVVVFAIGESKGTGPVVIVGDKEAVEDMATKVKGVVKDIKGGGGAGKWQGKVKEWQHSELTALKELVES, encoded by the exons ATGGCAGTCACCGAATCAGTCAGCACTGGCCGCGTAGTCGGCGCCTTGGCTTGCCAGTTGGACTCGTATCTCAGAACTCTCGATACCGAGGTTGTTTCGTGTGTCAAGGCACCGGCAGAAGCTAGCAAAggctccaagaagaagaaacagGAGGCTGCTCCTCAAGATGAGTGGTTGATTGAATGCGCCGATTCTGTCTTGTTTCCCGAAG GTGGCGGCCAGCCTTCAGATCACGGCACTATCACTCTCTTATCTGGTTCTGATCAGACCCCAATCCCCATCAAAAACGTTCAAAGACATGGCCTGCGATGCGTCATCTACTCTCCCCAGCCTCTATCTCCTGGTGATAAAATTCGTCAAGAGGTAGACTGGGCTCGCCGATGGGACCACATGCAGCAACACACTGGCCAACATCTTCTctccgccatcatgatgaacGACCATGGCCTCAAGACACTTGGCTGGGGTATGGGTGCTGCCGGAACTATGAATTATGTTGACATTCCTCGGAAACcaaccgaggaggagatacAAAGCATTCAGTCTCGGTGCAACCAGTTCATCCGCGATAATCTTCCCATCAAAGTCGAAACCCCTGATGACGCCAAGCACGAGAAACTTCCTGGAGATTATGACAAGTCTGAAGGCGTCGTTCGGGTGATTCATATTGGAGATATTGATATTAATAC CTGCTGTGGCACCCATCTCTCTCAAACTTCTCATGTCTCGCTAGTCATAATCGGCTCTACTCAGTCGGTGCATGGAAAGAACTGTCGTCTCTCGTTCATGACTGGAGATAGGGCTGTATCACTCGCCAATGCATCTGTTGGCGCCGTCGGCTCCATTGCAAAGCTCATGTCATCCAGCAGTGCACCGATTGAAGTTCTTGCAAAGACTTCAACAATGTGCGATACTGTGACAGAGTTACGAAGGGTCGAGAGAAAGCTCATGCTTGAGATTGCCAAATATGAGAGTGATCGAGTCAACACAGTGATCCGCAGCGGAAAGAATGCATGGGTACATCGCTCCGATGGTGGAATGGATTTCATCAACAAGATTATAGGCGAGACGAAGGAGACAGTTCAGGGAACTGGCCATGTTGTTGTCTTTGCCATAGGCGAGTCAAAGGGTACTGGCCCAGTGGTCATTGTGGGCGACAAGGAAGCAGTAGAGGACATGGCGACTAAAGTCAAGGGAGTCGTCAAAGATATCAAGGGCGGAGGTGGCGCTGGTAAATGGCAGGGTAAAGTCAAGGAATGGCAACACTCTGAGCTGACGGCGCTGAAGGAACTGGTAGAATCATAG